One Microbacterium keratanolyticum DNA window includes the following coding sequences:
- the gcvH gene encoding glycine cleavage system protein GcvH gives MTDLSTLSYTEEHEWIAAEGTTLTIGITDYAAEKLGDVVFVELPAVGTAVTAGTVVGEIESTKSVGELYAPVDGTIVEINDAVVDDPSLVNAAPFEGGWLIKVEAAAGATDGLLNRDAYVALTEA, from the coding sequence ATGACCGATCTCAGCACCCTGTCCTACACCGAGGAACACGAATGGATCGCCGCGGAGGGGACCACCCTCACGATCGGGATCACCGACTACGCTGCCGAGAAGCTCGGTGACGTCGTCTTCGTGGAGCTCCCGGCCGTCGGCACCGCGGTCACCGCGGGCACCGTCGTCGGCGAGATCGAGTCGACGAAGTCCGTCGGCGAACTCTATGCTCCGGTCGATGGCACGATCGTCGAGATCAACGACGCTGTCGTCGACGACCCCTCGCTCGTCAACGCCGCACCCTTCGAGGGCGGCTGGCTGATCAAGGTCGAGGCAGCTGCAGGCGCGACCGACGGTCTGCTGAACCGCGACGCCTATGTCGCACTCACGGAGGCGTGA
- the gcvP gene encoding aminomethyl-transferring glycine dehydrogenase, whose amino-acid sequence MLSALGIERGDGSESPVDALMRRAVPQSIWRDAAAASTLPVAASEAEALAELRALASRNTVNRSMIGLGYYGTHTPSVIQRNILENPSWYTAYTPYQPEISQGRLEALINFQTMVAELTGLSTANASMLDESTAAAEGMLLARRASKVASDVFAVDADAFPQTKALLATRADAVGIALVEVDLAGGEALPADLFGVFVQYPGASGRVWDPTAVIDTAHVAGAQVVVAADLLALTLLASPGALGADVAVGTTQRFGVPMGFGGPHAGYMAVRAGLERQLPGRLVGVSQDADGRPAYRLSLQTREQHIRREKATSNICTAQVLLAVMASMYAVYHGPEGLRKIASETAANAALLRDWLVEAGADVTHDAFFDTLTVRVPGRAAEYAQQARDGFGILLRVVDADTIGISVDETTTTTELHQVAMVFGGKQERVFGFADGAPNALPTALLRADSYLTHPVFHAHRSETAMMRYMKALADRDYALDRGMIPLGSCTMKLNAATEMAAITWPEFAGIHPFAPAADVEGYLELIDQLEAWLADVTGYDAVSLQPNAGSQGELAGLLAIRGYHLANGDEQRTACLIPSSAHGTNAASAVLAGMKVVVVACDDLGNVDLADLRAKIAAHAAELSALMITYPSTHGVYEHDVLDITAAVHEAGGQVYIDGANLNALLGYARFGDLGGDVSHLNLHKTFAIPHGGGGPGVGPVAAKAHLAPFLPSHPLAQRAEHAGGYTFEGGVVSAAPYGSAGILPISWAYVRMMGAAGLRTATAAAVLSANYIAARLEPHYPVLYTGENGRVAHECILDLRPLRDATGVTVDDVAKRLIDYGFHAPTMSFPVAGTLMVEPTESEDIGEIDRFIDAMIAIKQEADAVASGRWPADDNPLVNAPHTAAALLIGEWEHAYTREDAAYPVRSLVAGKYWPPVRRIDQAYGDRNLVCACPPIEAFA is encoded by the coding sequence ATGCTCAGCGCGCTCGGCATCGAACGCGGCGACGGAAGCGAGTCTCCCGTTGATGCGCTCATGCGCCGCGCTGTGCCGCAGTCCATCTGGCGTGACGCGGCCGCCGCCTCGACGCTTCCGGTCGCCGCCTCCGAGGCGGAGGCACTCGCCGAGCTGCGTGCTCTCGCGTCGCGCAACACCGTGAACCGCTCGATGATCGGCCTCGGCTACTACGGCACCCACACCCCGAGCGTGATCCAGCGCAACATCCTGGAGAACCCGTCCTGGTACACGGCCTACACCCCGTATCAGCCGGAGATCTCGCAGGGGCGTCTCGAGGCGCTGATCAACTTCCAGACGATGGTCGCCGAGCTCACCGGACTCTCGACGGCGAACGCGTCGATGCTCGATGAGTCGACGGCGGCCGCCGAGGGGATGCTCCTGGCCCGTCGGGCATCCAAGGTCGCCTCCGACGTCTTCGCGGTCGATGCGGATGCGTTCCCGCAGACCAAGGCGCTGCTGGCCACGCGCGCGGATGCCGTCGGCATCGCGCTCGTCGAGGTGGATCTCGCCGGGGGAGAGGCTCTGCCCGCCGACCTCTTCGGCGTGTTCGTGCAGTACCCCGGCGCCTCGGGACGCGTGTGGGACCCCACAGCGGTGATCGACACCGCCCACGTGGCGGGCGCTCAGGTCGTCGTCGCCGCCGACCTTCTCGCTCTCACGCTTCTCGCGTCTCCGGGCGCGCTCGGCGCAGACGTCGCGGTCGGCACGACCCAGCGGTTCGGCGTTCCGATGGGCTTCGGCGGCCCGCACGCCGGCTACATGGCTGTGCGCGCGGGTCTGGAACGCCAGCTTCCGGGGCGTCTGGTCGGTGTCTCCCAGGATGCGGATGGGCGCCCCGCCTACCGCCTCTCGCTGCAGACCCGTGAGCAGCACATCCGCCGTGAGAAGGCTACGTCGAACATCTGCACCGCTCAGGTGCTGCTGGCCGTCATGGCCTCGATGTACGCCGTCTATCACGGCCCCGAGGGGCTGCGGAAGATCGCCTCCGAGACGGCTGCCAACGCCGCGCTGCTGCGCGACTGGCTCGTCGAGGCGGGGGCGGATGTCACCCACGACGCGTTCTTCGACACCCTCACCGTTCGCGTGCCTGGCCGGGCCGCTGAGTATGCGCAGCAGGCACGAGACGGCTTCGGCATCCTGCTGCGGGTGGTGGACGCGGACACGATCGGCATCTCCGTCGATGAGACCACAACGACCACCGAGCTGCACCAGGTGGCGATGGTGTTCGGCGGCAAGCAGGAGCGTGTCTTCGGGTTCGCCGACGGCGCACCCAACGCGCTGCCGACTGCTCTGCTCCGTGCGGATTCGTACCTGACGCACCCCGTGTTCCATGCGCATCGCAGTGAGACCGCGATGATGCGCTACATGAAGGCTCTCGCCGACCGCGACTACGCGCTGGACCGCGGCATGATTCCGCTCGGTTCGTGCACGATGAAGCTCAACGCGGCGACGGAGATGGCTGCGATCACGTGGCCGGAGTTCGCGGGCATCCATCCGTTCGCTCCCGCTGCGGACGTGGAAGGCTACCTCGAGCTGATCGATCAGCTCGAGGCCTGGCTCGCCGACGTCACCGGCTATGACGCGGTGTCCCTGCAGCCGAACGCCGGCTCGCAGGGTGAGCTCGCGGGGCTGCTCGCGATCCGCGGCTACCACCTCGCCAACGGCGACGAGCAGCGCACGGCGTGCCTGATCCCGTCGTCCGCGCACGGCACGAACGCGGCATCCGCGGTTCTCGCCGGAATGAAGGTCGTCGTGGTCGCCTGCGATGACCTCGGCAACGTGGATCTCGCCGACCTGCGCGCGAAGATCGCCGCGCATGCGGCGGAGCTCTCCGCGCTCATGATCACGTACCCGTCCACCCACGGCGTGTACGAGCATGACGTGCTCGACATCACGGCGGCGGTGCACGAGGCCGGAGGGCAGGTGTACATCGACGGCGCGAACCTCAATGCGCTGCTCGGCTACGCGCGCTTCGGTGACCTCGGTGGCGACGTCTCGCACCTCAACCTGCACAAGACCTTCGCAATCCCTCACGGCGGTGGCGGCCCCGGCGTGGGTCCCGTCGCCGCGAAGGCGCATCTGGCGCCGTTCCTGCCCTCGCACCCGCTCGCGCAGCGCGCGGAGCACGCGGGCGGATACACCTTCGAGGGTGGCGTGGTGTCGGCGGCTCCCTACGGGTCTGCGGGCATCCTTCCGATCTCCTGGGCGTACGTCCGGATGATGGGGGCGGCCGGCCTGCGCACTGCGACGGCCGCGGCCGTGCTGTCGGCGAACTACATCGCCGCGCGGCTCGAGCCCCACTACCCGGTGCTCTACACGGGCGAGAACGGTCGGGTCGCGCACGAGTGCATCCTTGACCTGCGTCCGCTGAGGGATGCCACGGGCGTCACGGTTGACGACGTCGCCAAGCGACTGATCGACTACGGGTTCCACGCGCCGACGATGTCGTTCCCGGTCGCGGGCACGCTCATGGTCGAGCCGACGGAGTCCGAGGACATCGGCGAGATCGACCGCTTCATCGACGCGATGATCGCGATCAAGCAGGAGGCGGATGCTGTGGCATCCGGTCGCTGGCCCGCGGACGACAACCCGCTCGTGAACGCGCCGCACACGGCGGCGGCGCTCCTGATCGGGGAGTGGGAGCACGCCTACACGCGAGAGGACGCCGCCTACCCGGTGCGCAGCCTCGTGGCAGGAAAGTACTGGCCGCCGGTGCGCCGCATCGACCAGGCATACGGTGATCGCAACCTGGTCTGCGCGTGCCCGCCGATCGAGGCGTTCGCGTAA
- a CDS encoding peptide ABC transporter substrate-binding protein, whose translation MKRNKIALSGVALLAAGTLALAGCAAGGGESDGGGNAGGAADPDAIITTNGSEPENPLIPTNTNEVGGGKILDSIFAGLIFYDADGAPVNDMAEEIITEDPQNLTIKLKKGQKFTDGEEVTADNFIKAWNEGAKASNAHLSSYFFEDIEGFSYDADSELTGLKQVDDYTFTIALNKPASDFALRLGYSAFYPLPDAAFEDMEAFGQNPIGNGPYMIDGADAWQHDVKIDLVRNDDYQGDRKPANGGLTINFYATQEAAYADLLSNEVDVIDAIPTNSLAVFTDELGDRAVNQPAAVFQSFTIGQFLPHFSGEEGELRRQAISMAINREEITNTIFSDTRTPASDFTSPVIDGWSDSVPGSEVLDFNAEEAKKLWAQADAIAPWEGEFKIAYNADGGHDAWVDAVSNQIKNTLGIEASGDPYPTFQDLRSKVNDRTITTAARSGWQADYPGLYNFLGPLYATGAGSNDGDYTNPEFDAAIKAGISNPDAAGQLEDFTKAQEILFNDLPAIPLWYSNVTGGFSENVDNVKFGWNSVPIFYEITKAAK comes from the coding sequence GTGAAGCGCAACAAGATCGCCCTTTCGGGTGTCGCGCTGCTCGCAGCGGGTACCCTCGCACTCGCGGGCTGCGCAGCAGGTGGTGGCGAGTCGGACGGCGGCGGAAACGCCGGCGGTGCGGCTGACCCCGATGCCATCATCACCACGAACGGCAGCGAGCCGGAAAACCCGCTCATCCCGACCAACACCAACGAGGTCGGCGGCGGAAAGATCCTCGACAGCATCTTTGCTGGTCTGATCTTCTACGACGCAGATGGCGCTCCGGTCAACGACATGGCCGAAGAGATCATCACGGAAGACCCGCAGAACCTGACCATCAAGCTGAAGAAGGGCCAGAAGTTCACCGATGGTGAAGAGGTCACGGCTGACAACTTCATCAAGGCGTGGAACGAAGGCGCGAAGGCGTCCAATGCACACCTGTCCAGCTACTTCTTCGAAGACATCGAGGGCTTCAGCTACGACGCGGACTCTGAGCTCACCGGCCTCAAGCAGGTCGATGACTACACGTTCACGATCGCGCTGAACAAGCCGGCGTCGGACTTTGCGCTGCGCCTCGGCTACTCGGCGTTCTACCCGCTGCCCGATGCCGCGTTCGAAGACATGGAGGCCTTCGGTCAGAACCCGATCGGCAACGGCCCGTACATGATCGACGGTGCCGACGCGTGGCAGCACGACGTGAAGATCGACCTGGTTCGCAACGACGACTACCAGGGTGACCGCAAGCCCGCCAACGGCGGCCTGACGATCAACTTCTACGCGACGCAGGAAGCTGCCTACGCAGACCTGCTCTCGAACGAGGTCGACGTCATCGACGCGATCCCGACGAACTCGCTCGCCGTGTTCACCGACGAGCTCGGTGACCGCGCGGTCAACCAGCCGGCAGCCGTGTTCCAGTCGTTCACGATCGGTCAGTTCCTCCCGCACTTCAGCGGCGAGGAGGGCGAGCTGCGTCGTCAGGCGATCTCGATGGCCATCAACCGCGAAGAGATCACCAACACGATCTTCTCGGACACCCGTACCCCCGCATCCGACTTCACCTCGCCGGTCATCGACGGCTGGTCGGACTCGGTTCCGGGCTCGGAGGTTCTCGACTTCAACGCCGAAGAGGCGAAGAAGCTGTGGGCTCAGGCTGACGCCATCGCACCGTGGGAGGGCGAGTTCAAGATCGCCTACAACGCCGACGGCGGACACGACGCCTGGGTCGACGCGGTGTCGAACCAGATCAAGAACACGCTGGGCATCGAAGCATCGGGTGACCCGTACCCGACCTTCCAGGACCTGCGTTCCAAGGTCAACGACCGCACGATCACCACGGCTGCTCGCTCCGGCTGGCAGGCGGACTACCCGGGTCTGTACAACTTCCTGGGCCCGCTCTACGCAACCGGCGCAGGCTCGAACGACGGTGACTACACGAACCCCGAGTTCGACGCCGCGATCAAGGCCGGCATCAGCAACCCGGACGCTGCAGGTCAGCTCGAGGACTTCACGAAGGCTCAGGAGATCCTGTTCAACGATCTCCCCGCCATTCCGCTGTGGTACTCGAACGTGACCGGCGGTTTCAGCGAGAACGTCGACAACGTGAAGTTCGGCTGGAACTCCGTGCCGATCTTCTACGAGATCACGAAGGCCGCTAAGTAG
- a CDS encoding ABC transporter permease has protein sequence MLGYILRRLLQVIPVFFGATLLIYFLVFAMPGDPILAMFGDRTPNPAVVDQLREQYHLNDPFLVQYWYYITGVLQGDLGTTYSGRPVSAVLADTLPVTGRLAVMAIGIEFVLAIIIGTISALRKGKIFDNAMLMIALVAIAIPIFVVAFLAQYFLAIQWGWFKPTVGANNDWGGLWLPAIVLGFSLYAVSMRLMRSSVIDTLNQDWVRTAYSKGLSRNRVIPVHVLRNSLIPVITNSATNFGVLLVGATVTEGIFNVPGVGNTLFEAIRRGEGPTVVSFVTVFVILYVLVNLLIDLLYGLLDPRIRYV, from the coding sequence ATGCTCGGCTATATCCTGAGACGTCTCCTGCAGGTGATCCCGGTGTTCTTCGGGGCCACCCTGCTCATTTACTTCCTCGTGTTCGCCATGCCCGGCGACCCGATCCTCGCCATGTTCGGCGATCGCACACCCAACCCGGCGGTCGTCGACCAGCTGCGCGAGCAGTACCACCTGAACGACCCGTTCCTGGTGCAGTACTGGTACTACATCACCGGTGTGCTCCAGGGCGACCTCGGCACGACCTACTCGGGTCGTCCCGTGTCCGCGGTTCTCGCGGACACTCTTCCCGTCACCGGACGCCTCGCCGTCATGGCGATCGGCATCGAGTTCGTGCTCGCGATCATCATCGGCACGATCTCGGCGCTGCGCAAGGGCAAGATCTTCGACAACGCGATGTTGATGATCGCTCTCGTCGCGATCGCGATCCCGATCTTCGTCGTGGCCTTCCTGGCCCAGTACTTCCTCGCGATCCAGTGGGGATGGTTCAAGCCGACTGTCGGTGCGAACAACGACTGGGGCGGACTCTGGCTCCCCGCGATCGTTCTGGGATTCAGCCTCTACGCGGTCAGCATGCGTCTGATGCGCAGCTCGGTCATCGACACGCTCAACCAGGACTGGGTGCGCACGGCCTACAGCAAGGGACTCTCGCGCAACCGCGTGATCCCCGTGCACGTGCTGCGCAACTCGCTGATTCCCGTGATCACCAACTCGGCCACCAACTTCGGTGTGCTGCTGGTCGGTGCGACAGTGACCGAGGGCATCTTCAACGTCCCCGGCGTCGGCAATACCCTCTTCGAGGCGATCCGACGTGGTGAGGGGCCGACGGTCGTATCGTTCGTGACCGTCTTCGTCATCCTCTACGTGCTGGTGAACCTGCTCATCGACCTTCTCTACGGTCTGCTCGACCCAAGGATTCGCTATGTCTGA
- a CDS encoding ABC transporter permease, protein MSDPTTQKHYVAPVETQSIAVDAVRVADKPSNLWRDAWRDLRRRPMFWFSVVLAVFFLVMALFPTWFTQVPPNADCQLSNSNGGPTDGHPLGFTFQGCDIYARIVWGAQTSLSVGLLATLISSILGLIMGALAGFYGGWLDSVLSRVGDIFFAIPYILAAVVVMTVLRDQRSVWVLAVAIGGFAWASTARVVRAEILRVRQADFVMASQSLGLSKFRTLLSHVIPNAIAPLLVVTTLGLAASIVAEATLSFLGVGLGSTTMSWGNDISQAQNSLRVAPMALIYPSIALTLAVLAFVSLGELIRDALDPKARARR, encoded by the coding sequence ATGTCTGATCCCACGACACAGAAGCACTACGTCGCCCCGGTGGAGACACAGTCCATCGCCGTCGACGCGGTTCGCGTCGCCGACAAGCCCAGCAACCTCTGGCGCGACGCATGGCGCGACCTGCGCCGTCGACCCATGTTCTGGTTCTCGGTGGTCCTCGCCGTGTTCTTCCTCGTGATGGCACTGTTCCCGACCTGGTTCACGCAGGTGCCGCCGAACGCGGACTGCCAGCTCTCGAACAGCAACGGCGGTCCGACGGACGGGCATCCCCTCGGATTCACGTTCCAGGGCTGCGACATCTACGCGCGCATCGTCTGGGGTGCCCAGACCTCGCTGTCGGTCGGTCTGCTCGCGACCCTGATCTCGTCGATCCTCGGCCTGATCATGGGTGCACTCGCGGGCTTCTATGGCGGATGGCTGGACTCGGTCCTGTCTCGCGTCGGCGACATCTTCTTCGCCATTCCGTACATCCTGGCAGCCGTGGTCGTGATGACGGTGCTTCGCGACCAGCGTTCCGTCTGGGTGCTGGCAGTAGCGATCGGTGGTTTCGCCTGGGCATCCACCGCCCGCGTGGTGCGAGCGGAGATTCTCCGAGTGCGGCAGGCAGACTTCGTCATGGCCTCGCAATCGCTCGGCCTCTCGAAGTTCCGGACGCTGCTGTCGCACGTGATCCCGAACGCGATCGCGCCGCTGCTGGTGGTCACGACGCTCGGACTCGCCGCGTCGATCGTCGCCGAGGCGACGCTCTCGTTCCTGGGTGTCGGTCTCGGCAGCACGACCATGTCGTGGGGCAATGACATCAGCCAGGCGCAGAACTCTCTGCGCGTGGCGCCGATGGCACTCATCTACCCGTCGATCGCTCTGACCCTCGCGGTGCTGGCGTTCGTGAGCCTGGGCGAGCTCATCCGAGACGCCCTCGACCCGAAGGCGAGGGCCCGCCGATGA
- a CDS encoding dipeptide ABC transporter ATP-binding protein, giving the protein MSENTSTQNSTPLLSVRDLTIAFRGQDGMREVLHGVSFDIFPGETVAIVGESGSGKSTTATAIVNLLPGTGQVTGGSITLEGRELTTLSRTAMEAVRGRDIGFVPQDPMSNLNPVWSVGFQVKEAIRANGIARGREDVKSRTIEVLQQAGLADAERRLHQYPHQFSGGMRQRALIGIGLAADPKLLIADEPTSALDVTVQRVILDHMASLTRDRGTSVLLITHDLGLAAERAEKIIVMNNGNIVEAGPSRQILEDPQHPYTKRLVAAAPSIASKRIQAVVEDRGVETMDDLAAIPPTVRVEGLTKDYKIRQGGFRSEAFRAVDNVSFEIPKGKTLALVGESGSGKSTVAKMVLKLEEPTAGTIEIDGRDVSRLSGAQAFGLRRRMQPVFQDPYGSLDPLRNIGNTIAEPLQIHNVGDRKSQNARVLELLDQVALPRVLATRYPNELSGGQRQRVAIARALALKPDIVVLDEAVSALDVLVQDQILQLLADLQSELELTYLFITHDLAVVRVSSDLVCVMEQGKIVEQGTVDEIFSNPQQEYTDRLLQAIPGASITLGGAAS; this is encoded by the coding sequence ATGAGCGAGAACACGTCTACGCAGAACTCGACACCGCTGCTCAGCGTTCGCGACCTCACCATCGCGTTCCGCGGGCAGGACGGCATGCGCGAGGTTCTGCACGGAGTCAGCTTCGACATCTTCCCCGGCGAGACCGTCGCCATCGTGGGGGAGTCGGGATCTGGCAAGTCCACGACGGCCACCGCCATCGTGAATCTTCTTCCGGGTACCGGACAGGTCACCGGCGGCAGCATCACGCTCGAAGGACGTGAGCTGACGACGCTGAGTCGTACGGCGATGGAAGCGGTGCGCGGCCGAGACATCGGCTTCGTCCCGCAGGACCCGATGTCGAACCTCAACCCGGTGTGGAGCGTCGGCTTCCAGGTGAAGGAGGCGATTCGCGCCAACGGCATCGCCCGCGGTCGTGAGGACGTCAAGTCACGCACGATCGAGGTGCTGCAGCAGGCTGGTCTTGCCGACGCCGAGCGTCGTCTGCACCAGTACCCGCATCAGTTCTCGGGCGGCATGCGTCAGCGTGCACTCATCGGCATCGGCCTCGCGGCAGACCCGAAGCTCCTGATCGCCGACGAGCCGACCTCGGCTCTCGACGTGACGGTGCAACGGGTCATCCTCGACCACATGGCGTCGTTGACGCGTGACCGCGGCACCTCGGTGCTGCTCATCACGCACGATCTCGGGCTCGCTGCAGAGCGCGCCGAGAAGATCATCGTGATGAACAACGGCAACATCGTCGAAGCCGGTCCCAGCCGACAGATCCTGGAAGATCCGCAGCATCCGTACACGAAGCGTCTCGTCGCCGCCGCGCCGAGCATCGCCTCGAAGCGCATCCAGGCCGTCGTCGAAGACCGCGGTGTGGAGACGATGGATGACCTCGCGGCGATCCCGCCGACCGTTCGGGTCGAGGGGCTCACCAAGGACTACAAGATCCGACAGGGCGGCTTCCGCAGCGAAGCATTCCGCGCCGTCGACAACGTGTCGTTCGAGATCCCGAAGGGCAAGACGCTGGCGCTGGTCGGCGAATCGGGCTCGGGCAAGTCCACGGTCGCCAAGATGGTGCTCAAGCTCGAGGAGCCGACGGCGGGCACGATCGAGATCGACGGACGCGACGTCTCGCGACTCTCTGGTGCACAGGCGTTCGGTCTGCGTCGCCGCATGCAGCCGGTCTTCCAGGACCCGTACGGGTCGTTGGATCCGCTGCGCAACATCGGCAACACGATCGCGGAGCCGCTGCAGATCCACAACGTCGGAGACCGGAAGTCGCAGAACGCGCGCGTGCTCGAACTGCTCGACCAGGTCGCTCTGCCGCGTGTGCTCGCGACTCGCTACCCGAACGAGCTGTCCGGTGGTCAGCGTCAGCGCGTCGCGATCGCGCGTGCACTGGCTCTCAAGCCCGACATCGTCGTGCTGGATGAGGCGGTATCCGCGCTCGACGTGCTGGTGCAGGATCAGATCCTGCAGCTGCTCGCCGATCTGCAGTCCGAGCTCGAGCTGACCTACCTCTTCATCACGCACGACCTCGCGGTCGTCCGGGTCTCCAGCGACCTGGTGTGCGTCATGGAGCAGGGAAAGATCGTCGAGCAGGGCACGGTCGACGAGATCTTCAGCAACCCGCAGCAGGAGTACACGGATCGTCTGCTGCAGGCGATCCCCGGTGCGTCGATCACCCTGGGTGGCGCCGCATCGTGA
- a CDS encoding PH domain-containing protein, with the protein MMIASGALALFLLGDAVVRASWSQMMLLAPWVLLALWLVYELSFSSFVRIDDSGVVVQNMLRRTQFGWRRVRDIDMRWQLEFALDDDRTVTAFGGPTRARPPKPTRSDREDGGVRVPAGLRDLTEIRDRWDGAQGADVDAPIRRTWDTPALVAIGVIAVWAAAAVAVVNIG; encoded by the coding sequence ATGATGATCGCATCCGGCGCGCTGGCCCTCTTTCTGCTGGGCGATGCCGTCGTGCGCGCGAGCTGGAGCCAGATGATGCTCCTCGCGCCCTGGGTGCTTCTGGCGCTGTGGCTCGTCTACGAGCTCAGCTTCAGCTCTTTCGTGCGCATCGACGACTCCGGCGTCGTGGTGCAGAACATGCTTCGCCGTACGCAGTTCGGCTGGCGGCGGGTCCGCGACATCGACATGCGCTGGCAGCTTGAATTCGCCCTGGACGATGACCGGACGGTGACCGCCTTCGGCGGCCCGACCCGTGCACGTCCGCCGAAGCCGACCCGGAGCGACCGTGAGGATGGGGGAGTGCGCGTTCCTGCGGGGCTGCGCGACCTGACGGAGATCCGAGACCGCTGGGACGGGGCGCAGGGCGCAGATGTTGATGCGCCGATCCGGCGCACCTGGGACACCCCCGCCCTGGTGGCGATCGGAGTGATCGCGGTCTGGGCTGCGGCAGCTGTTGCCGTCGTGAACATCGGCTGA
- a CDS encoding CPBP family intramembrane glutamic endopeptidase, translating to MNLTSSDAPSRRRLRWEIAIVLALGLGQSAVYAIVQLAYRLTSETPLGQQTATLNPARSDREVFDLVYQLLGIGFSLVPILLVCFLLWNPQRPHLGALGLDGRHPWRDTASGVGLVLAIGVPGLAFYLIGRSLELFVAVDPGAQAQHWWTIPVLLLAAARASLTEEIVVLGYLFARLRTVGWSIWPIIIATSILRASYHLYQGPGAFLGNLAMGLLFGWLFARTGRLMPFLVAHFLIDAAVFVGYPWAAATWPAFFGLPG from the coding sequence GTGAATCTCACCTCTTCGGATGCTCCGTCGCGTCGCCGCCTGCGGTGGGAGATCGCCATCGTCCTCGCGCTCGGACTCGGCCAGTCCGCCGTCTACGCGATCGTGCAGCTCGCGTACCGCCTCACGAGCGAGACTCCTCTGGGCCAACAGACCGCGACCCTCAACCCGGCGCGCAGCGACCGAGAGGTGTTCGACCTCGTGTATCAGCTGCTGGGCATCGGCTTCTCGCTCGTGCCGATCCTGCTCGTCTGCTTCCTGCTCTGGAACCCGCAACGCCCTCACTTGGGCGCACTCGGGCTGGACGGTCGCCACCCCTGGCGTGACACGGCCTCGGGAGTGGGCCTCGTGCTCGCCATCGGCGTCCCGGGCCTCGCCTTCTACCTGATCGGGCGCAGCCTGGAGCTCTTCGTGGCGGTCGATCCCGGCGCACAGGCCCAGCACTGGTGGACGATTCCCGTCCTCCTGCTCGCCGCCGCTCGGGCCTCACTGACCGAGGAGATCGTCGTCCTCGGCTACCTGTTCGCGCGGCTGCGCACGGTGGGCTGGAGCATCTGGCCGATCATCATCGCGACATCGATCCTGCGCGCCAGCTACCACCTCTATCAGGGGCCGGGCGCCTTCCTCGGCAACCTGGCGATGGGATTGCTCTTCGGATGGCTCTTCGCCCGCACCGGCCGGCTGATGCCGTTCCTCGTCGCGCACTTCCTGATCGATGCCGCTGTCTTCGTCGGCTACCCGTGGGCGGCCGCCACGTGGCCGGCGTTCTTCGGGCTTCCCGGCTGA